The sequence GTGTTTTTACTTTTGGTCTTTCCTACACGGATTTCAAGGATGAGAATATTTTTATAATAGGAATTCTTTCTCTTGGAATTACGCTTTTTTCATTTGGAATACTATACTCAATACTGCTGTTAGTACGAACAGAGCCTTTACTGACTGTAACAAATCAGCAGATTATTGTTTATAATGTATTGAGAAAGCCCACATTCATCAAGTTTGACGAAGTCACTTTATTTTTTATAGTAGATATGCGGCATTATGGGATTAAGACTTCATCCTATATCTGTGTTATCACGAAGAAGCCAAAAGAGAATCCTAATGTCATAGACAAGGTATCTACAACAATATTACCTCATTTAAAAGGAATCCGTTACAGTATTCAGACCGATATATTAAATGTAAAGGCAAAGGTTTTGCTGGAGCTTTTGAATAGCAGGATCAGACCTTATAGCTTGCTGGGTAAAGAAGACAAATGGTAGGCAAAAATTATTATTATTCTATATTTGCCACAATTAACGAAATGAAGAAAGATATAAACTTATTAGCCATATCATTCTGTATGATTCTGAGTGTGAGTTTTTCTGCTCAAACTTTTACCTTAGAACAATTTACCACGCTCAACAAATTGGGAATGGCTGATTTTAAAAATGAAATGAAAAGTCTTAATTACAGGTTTTATGATAAAACAGAAGGTTTAGGCTTTGTCTTGAATGAATATGAATCAGCTGATTACCAATCTAAAATCGGTAAGTTTGAATACAAAGATCAATCAGATGACCGAATTG is a genomic window of Chryseobacterium nakagawai containing:
- a CDS encoding STM3941 family protein, yielding MKEHHFYSSKIKSLVLLIISCVFTFGLSYTDFKDENIFIIGILSLGITLFSFGILYSILLLVRTEPLLTVTNQQIIVYNVLRKPTFIKFDEVTLFFIVDMRHYGIKTSSYICVITKKPKENPNVIDKVSTTILPHLKGIRYSIQTDILNVKAKVLLELLNSRIRPYSLLGKEDKW